A genomic segment from Plasmodium sp. gorilla clade G2 genome assembly, chromosome: 3 encodes:
- a CDS encoding regulator of initiation factor 2 (eIF2): MSSSCYKRDKTDEDKNKEMNENIIYSFHDVKILLNTFIYLFILRYFKNVEIYFNSYKLKESVIKDFRDNVEDLFKKMFNKKKVEKENIKESYICDDDVKTISVDNILCSTNDIVYKNKSIYSSNILNDNNLINEEILDMNNIFKYVKCLHLNMFLLLHTNDKNVDYPYNLLNVKMDLYLDEEISKIYTSDSILINKKWNGDINTIFDNIEESGDDVFNKKKQIEIVLKENNICDEMKKEILNNILNIINYHCIGSKEMKFIDSLKIIYKNYFCNNMILLNKEKNKATNEINGDNYCNNKYNINSYDCNLGYDLYYKELIEIINNLIYFLFEDNFYNASISKENKICYKRLYEQFNKIMIKSKIIKLNEEMISYLLIDSIFIPDYVHKNKFKQVDEDVYSSFSSYSEQEESEKNEKNEKNEKNQTNNQCEDNMEGHTHTEIKYKNNKKYNNINNNNSNNCNNYYYDSDVDVLNNEETDYEDEEIKEDVEYQEIKKIFENKNFRLLLEDIENEINKLNNSVFLRINHKNVRGGSFVNNYSLEVNTLYDALLILKSSTSIYKMIKNNIKEKEEKKKKNDHYLILSKYVNINICFLFDVYVYDNNIIGISQKYLNYYFSFLNDPDIIIDTITLIKNMFEKNLKNNFFCNNYIFQVYIHTFKKTKKKKLLLINLKSWLYKNKHPYFTNRFLKYYIFTEYPVVQVPDEKYMSRGIYKYKYDYINKIDDNKMLDKEKTKDRSLMNRGNENDEFDFYFYDDILYYCIVKNDSIYKKNSNIYPKDLNYIKEGEIDIDNLMETMKRENNIQ; the protein is encoded by the exons ATGTCATCATCATGTTACAAAAGAGATAAAACTGATGAGGATAAAAATAAGGAgatgaatgaaaatataatttattcatttcatGATGTtaagatattattaaatacttttatttatttatttatattaagatattttaaaaatgtagaaatatattttaattcgTATAAATTAAAGGAGAGTGTTATAAAAGATTTTCGTGATAATGTTGAGgatttgtttaaaaaaatgtttaataagaaaaaggtagaaaaagagaatataaaagagtcatatatatgtgatgatGATGTAAAAACTATAAGTGTAGATAACATTTTATGTAGTACTAATgatattgtatataaaaataaaagtatttatagtagtaatatattaaatgataataatttaataaatgaagaaatattagatatgaataatatttttaaatatgtgaAGTGTCTACATTtgaatatgtttttattattacatacgaatgataaaaatgtagATTACccttataatttattaaatgtaaaaatgGATTTATATTTAGATGAGGAGATAagcaaaatatatacttcAGATTCTATATTAATCAATAAAAAATGGAATGGAgatataaatacaatatttgataatatagaAGAAAGTGGAGATGatgtatttaataaaaagaaacaaatagAAATTGTATTAAAGgagaataatatatgtgatgAGATGAAGAAAgagatattaaataatattttgaatattataaattatcattGTATAGGATCTAAAGAAATGAAATTTATAgattctttaaaaataatatataaaaattatttttgtaacaatatgatattattaaataaagaaaaaaacaaagccacaaatgaaataaatggagataattattgtaataataaatataatattaatagttatGATTGTAATTTGGgttatgatttatattataaggagttaatagaaataataaataatttgatttattttttatttgaagataatttttataatgcaTCAATTtctaaagaaaataaaatatgttataaaagGTTGTATGAGCAATTTAATAAGATTATGATAAAATCTAAAatcataaaattaaatgaagaaatgaTATCTTACTTGTTGATAGATTCGATATTCATACCTGACtatgttcataaaaataagttTAAGCAGGTGGATGAAGATGTATATTCgtctttttcttcatattcaGAGCAAGAAGAatctgaaaaaaatgaaaaaaatgaaaaaaatgaaaaaaatcagACAAATAATCAGTGTGAAGATAATATGGAGGGGCACACACATacagaaataaaatataaaaataataaaaaatataacaatataaataataataatagtaacaattgtaataattattattatgatagtGACGTGGatgttttaaataatgaagagACAGAttatgaagatgaagaaataaaGGAAGACGTGGAATAtcaagaaattaaaaaaatatttgaaaataaaaattttcgtCTTCTTTTAGAAGATatagaaaatgaaataaataaattaaataacagTGTATTTTTAAGAATTAATCATAAGAACGTAAGAGGAGGTTCTtttgtaaataattataGTTTAGAAGTAAATACATTATATGATgcattattaattttaaaaagtagTACAAGTATTTAtaagatgataaaaaataatattaaagaaaaggaagaaaagaaaaaaaaaaacgatcattatttaatattatcaaaatatgttaatattaatatatgttttttatttgatgtatatgtatatgataataatataattggtatatcacaaaaatatttaaattattatttttcttttctgaATGATCCAGATATTATTATAGATACTATAActcttataaaaaatatgtttgaaaaaaatctaaaaaataattttttttgtaataattatatttttcaagtttatatacatacatttaaaaaaaccaaaaaaaaaaagttacttttaattaatttaaaaagttggttatataaaaataaacatccTTATTTTACTAATcgatttttaaaatattatatatttacagaATATCCAGTTGTTCAAGTACCTGATGAAAAATACATGTCAagaggaatatataaatataaatatgattatattaataaaatagatGATAACAAAATGTTAgacaaagaaaaaacaaaggATAGATCATTGATGAATAGaggaaatgaaaatgatgagtttgatttttatttctatgatgacatattatattattgtattgtaaaaaatgatagtatatataaaaaaaactcaaatatatatccaaAG gATTTGAATTATATCAAGGAGGGAGAAATCGACATCGATAATTTGATGGAGACAATGAAAcgagaaaataatattcaataa
- a CDS encoding diacylglycerol O-acyltransferase, with translation MNNKNEGGQKLKRRSLYENFHKINQTSLLSHNSLEIDMKGFLNLLIIIICTTHFRLILENFKKYGLIIKIPKNCDILKNLPLLFCFISLHVTIFFSWFIERYVTSWLYTCVDEDKEHTSKLIPMDDFNNKTNMIKENKNDKTIYSNLINRKNKNNNGNSVLKNTYSIYSCDSNTTYENETYDKFDKDNSTYDKCDKDILCDKNFSQQTCNDTYKKKQKGLTNDTIERTKKNENIENIDNNDDIHHIDSIDTCVDNNNIVTRFNDNNIITSSYIKKKKKKLHGWKNFHLSIFILKCINSIFILLFPLITISHYDTEPTLSSILLTISIVWFFKFYSFHEVCYEARKLHIENPELKNIIDDDPYSEIYYIKRYPYCLTLKSYYTYILMPTMCFQFFYPRTDKIRWINVAKHIVEVILLIIMIKIISDQYMFITVENTFTMKEFTSAHFSVKITHIIERMLKVSIPTLYIWLIGFLIVFHHWCNILAEITRFGDRLFYKDWWNASSFAEYWRKWNLPIYYFVCRHINKPLIYYGIHRNVSMIIVFFISAMLHEYLISIPLKLGFTGYIFFAFICQIPLVQFTNNAYFKKHKTIGNSIFWIVFCFTGQPLILFIYYYLWIDKQGILKN, from the coding sequence atgaataataaaaatgaagggggacaaaaattaaaacgtagatcattatatgaaaatttcCACAAAATAAATCAAACAAGTTTATTGTCTCATAACTCACTAGAAATTGATATGAAAGGATTTTTGAACTtattgattataataatatgtactACACACTTCAGATTAATAttagaaaattttaaaaaatatggtttaataataaagataccAAAAAACtgtgatatattaaaaaaccTTCCACTTTTATTCTGCTTTATATCTTTACATGttactatattttttagCTGGTTTATTGAAAGATATGTTACATCATGGTTATATACTTGTGTCGATGAAGACAAAGAACACACTTCTAAATTGATTCCTATGGATGATTTTaacaataaaacaaatatgataaaagaaaataaaaatgataaaactatatattcaaatttaataaatagaaaaaacaaaaataataatggtaATTCCGTACTTAAAAATACATACTCAATTTATAGTTGTGATAGTAATACAacatatgaaaatgaaaCTTATGATAAATTTGATAAGGATAATAGTACATATGATAAATGTGATAAAGATATTTTATGtgataaaaatttttcaCAACAAACATGTaatgatacatataaaaaaaaacaaaaaggatTAACAAATGATACTATtgaaagaacaaaaaaaaatgaaaatattgaaaatatagataataatgatgatattcACCATATTGATAGTATTGACACGTgtgttgataataataatatagttaCACGCTtcaatgataataatataattacatcatcatatataaaaaagaaaaaaaaaaaattacatggATGGAAAAATTTTCATCtatctatttttatattaaaatgcaTAAATagcatatttattttattatttccattAATAACCATATCACATTATGATACAGAGCCTACGCTatcatccatattattaaCTATATCTATAGTATGGttctttaaattttattcattCCATGAAGTGTGTTATGAAGCTAGGAAATTACATATAGAAAATCCAGAgctaaaaaatattatagatGATGATCCATATtcagaaatatattatataaaaagatatcCCTATTGTTTAACACTAAAAAGTTATTATACTTACATTTTAATGCCTACTATGtgttttcaatttttttatccaAGAACTGATAAAATTCGATGGATTAATGTAGCAAAACATATCGTAGaagttatattattaattattatgataaaaataatatcagatcaatatatgtttataacaGTAGAGAATACATTTACTATGAAAGAATTTACATCAGCACATTTCTCTGTAAAAATAACACATATTATAGAAAGAATGCTAAAAGTATCTATACctactttatatatatggttaATAGGATTTCTTATAGTCTTCCATCATTGGTGTAATATATTAGCTGAAATTACAAGATTTGGAGATAGACTATTTTATAAAGACTGGTGGAATGCTAGCTCATTTGCTGAATATTGGAGGAAATGGAATTTaccaatatattattttgtatgtagacatattaataaacctttaatttattatggGATACATAGAAATGTTTCTATGATTATtgtcttttttatatcaGCTATGCTACATGAATATTTAATTAGTATACCATTAAAATTAGGATTCACtggatatattttctttgcATTCATTTGTCAAATACCTCTAGTGCAATTCACAAATAATGCTTATTTCAAAAAACATAAAACTATTGGAAATTCAATCTTCTGGATTGTCTTTTGTTTTACTGGACAACCActtatactttttatttattactatTTGTGGATAGACAAACAAGGCATACTTAAAAATTGA
- a CDS encoding iron-sulfur assembly protein, putative, whose product MQQIILVKHFIIKYLYIMTKVIKKKKKMLTQCLKIYRICPCIHIQKNFVSSKKIILKTYYINNNLYNIFLRKFHIVHTINNNNFNSDIIKEYGNVINKIHFFHTEKKNKHERFFSNNNKYIKRKEYILNDINEFISIIPNSEINNDSSQNTNQKKKKENKTNILSNNNHSITKYNLNHKENLISTVKICDKEEDDIKLDKLLKKRNNKKKKDIVTITDEAKEELKKIISTNEKENNNKNNINSNNNINTNNYINSNNYTNSNNYTNNNSDNKTILKLFFITKGCNGLTHSFNFISKNDIHKEDEIIYDDQNNILLVIDRKCILYVINTTLDYYKDDLNEKFIFKNPNITSICPCGTSFHFTKKK is encoded by the exons atgcaACAAATAATACTTGTAAAACatttcataataaaatatttatatataatgactaaa gtaataaaaaaaaaaaaaaaaatgttgacACAATGTTTAAAGATTTATCGAATCTGTCCATGTATACATATTCAGAAAAACTTTGTaagttcaaaaaaaataattttaaaaacttattatataaataataatctttataatatatttttaaggaaatttcatattgttcatacaataaataataacaattttaattctgatattataaaagaatatggaaatgtaataaataaaatacatttttttcatacagagaaaaaaaataaacatgaaAGATTCTTCtctaataataacaaatatattaaaagaaaagaatatatattaaatgatataaacgAATTTATATCTATTATTCCAAATTCtgaaattaataatgatTCAAGTCAAAAtacaaatcaaaaaaaaaagaaagaaaacaaaacaaatatattatcaaataacAATCATAGTATAaccaaatataatttaaatcatAAAGAAAATCTTATATCCACTGTTAAAATTTGTGataaagaagaagatgataTAAAGTTAGATAaactattaaaaaaaagaaataacaaaaaaaaaaaggatattgTAACTATAACGGATGAAGCTAAAgaggaattaaaaaaaattatttccacaaatgaaaaggaaaacaacaataaaaataatattaacagtaataataatattaacactaataattatattaacagTAATAATTATACTAACAGCAATAATTATACTAACAATAATAGTGACAACAAAACTATTTTGAAACTCTTCTTTATTACTAAAGGATGTAATGGATTAACTCATTCATTCAattttatatcaaaaaatgatatacataaagaagatgaaataatttatgatgatcaaaataatatactcCTTGTAATTGATAGAAAATGTATTCTATATGTTATCAATACAACCTTAGATTATTATAAAGatgatttaaatgaaaaatttatttttaaaaatccAAATATTACATCTATATGTCCATGTGGTACTAGTTTTCactttacaaaaaaaaaataa